TGGCATCGTCGTCGTTGGTGGTGGAGCTGGCACGGCCCTGTACCTTCGCAACAAGCGCAAGAAGTCGGCGGAGGAGGCGACCGCGAAGGGTTTCGGCCTGGACGGGGAACCCCTGGACCCCAACGCCGGCATGACCATTGCCGAGCTGCGCTCCAAGGCCGGAACCTTGCTGATCGCCGCCGACGACGCCATTAAGACCAGCGAACATGAGGTTGGTTTTGCGCAGGCATCTTACGGTAACGAGGCGGTAAAACCGTTCCAGGCCGCCTTGGAGGCGGCCAAGGCCCACTTGTCAGAGTCGTTTAAGTTGCAGCAGCAACTGGATGACGAAATCCCCGACACCATCGAGGAGCAGCGGAAGTGGCTGGGCGAAATCATCAAGCGCAGCGAGGACGCCAATGCGGCCCTGGACGCTCAAAAGGCTGCCTTTGACGAGCTGCGCGAGCTGGAGCGCACGGCCCCGGCAGTGCTGGGCAGCATTCGTGCCCAGGCACTCGAGGCCCGGAATGCGGTGGCCGCGGCGGAGCAAACGCTGTTGGGGCTCACGGCCAAGTATTCGGATTCGGCGCTGGCCACGGTACGTGACAATGAGAGGCAGGCGCGTGAGCGGCTGGACTTTGTGGAGTCCGCCGCGGCCGACGCCGACACCAGGCTGGCAGCCGCTGACACCGCCAACGCCGCCATGTCCGTCAAGGCCGCCGAGGAGAGCTTGCTGCAATGCCAGGTCCTCCTTGATGCCATTGTCAAGACCGAGGCGTCCATCAACGACGCGGCGTCGTCCCTGAACACCGCACTGCCGGCGGCGCTGGCCGACCTTGACCAGGCGAAGTCCATGGTGAACTCGAGCGAATTTGCCAGGTACGCCCCCACGGTCCAAGCCGCCGAGTCGACCCTCAAGGACGTGCAGGCGCAGGCCGCCGCCAGCAAGAGGGACCCGCTGGGCATGCTGGCCTCCGTGCAATCGGCCCATGGCCAGCTCGATGAGTTGCTGACGGGGATCCGCGACCAGCAACAGCAGTCACTGCGGGCGCAGGCGTCCCTGCAGCAAACCCTGGCGGGTGCCCAGGCACACATCTCCGCGGCGCAGGACTTCATTGCTGCCCGCCGTGGCGGAGTCGGCACCGAAGCCCGCACCCGGCTCTCCGAAGCCCAACGCAACCTCGAGTACGCCTTGAGCATTGCCGAATCGGACCCCTCCAACGCGCTCATCTACGCCCAACAAGCCCAGCAGCTGGCCCAACAAGCCATCAACTATGCCCAGCAGGACGTTGACAGGTTCAACGGCGGCGGGCATGGTGGCGGCTACGGCGGAGGAGGCGGCGCCAACGGGATAGGCGGTGCCATCCTGGGCGGGATCATAGGCGGGCTCCTCTCCGGAGGAGGCCGCGGCGGGTTCGGCGGCGGAGGGTTCGGCGGCGGAGGGTTCGGCGGCGGAGGCGGTTTCGGCGGAGGCGGCGGCGGCGGCGGAGGAGGCGGCTTTGGTGGCGGCGGCGGCAACTTCTAGCGGCGCGTAGCCCTCCCCGCAGGGAGTCGAGGGTTGGCTCCCACGGCAGGAAACGGCGTCGTGCCTCTATTTTAAGATGCCAAGTCCCGTTCAGGAGGAGCCATCCATTAATTTTTGAGCAACGTCATTTAGACTCAAACAAAGCTCTTTAAAAGAAGCACAGGAATGATCAAGTACCGATGATATTCAAGCGAAACACTAAGGGGAAAACTATGGCAAAGCAGTCAATCTTCGGCCGGGTCGCACAGTTGGCTAAGGCCAATATCAACGCGTTGCTGGACTCAGCCGAGGATCCGCAGAAGATGCTCGATCAGATGGTGCGCGATTACAAGGCGAACA
This region of Arthrobacter alpinus genomic DNA includes:
- a CDS encoding TPM domain-containing protein — protein: MFSRSTAFSRLLAVPVFAALMVFPAGMAQAATTAVATVVAGTTQAGTVLAEPPVTIPAGSYIVDNANVLGNQKADVQAAITKLSKDHGVTLFVVYVDSFDGQSQKAWAQTVATQKNMGQYDVLLAIAVQAKQYAFIGGTNTFLTAAQGSTIESSAIKPQLSAGNWAQAAIDAAVATGDAAGGGKGTVPDPTGGFVALGIGIVVVGGGAGTALYLRNKRKKSAEEATAKGFGLDGEPLDPNAGMTIAELRSKAGTLLIAADDAIKTSEHEVGFAQASYGNEAVKPFQAALEAAKAHLSESFKLQQQLDDEIPDTIEEQRKWLGEIIKRSEDANAALDAQKAAFDELRELERTAPAVLGSIRAQALEARNAVAAAEQTLLGLTAKYSDSALATVRDNERQARERLDFVESAAADADTRLAAADTANAAMSVKAAEESLLQCQVLLDAIVKTEASINDAASSLNTALPAALADLDQAKSMVNSSEFARYAPTVQAAESTLKDVQAQAAASKRDPLGMLASVQSAHGQLDELLTGIRDQQQQSLRAQASLQQTLAGAQAHISAAQDFIAARRGGVGTEARTRLSEAQRNLEYALSIAESDPSNALIYAQQAQQLAQQAINYAQQDVDRFNGGGHGGGYGGGGGANGIGGAILGGIIGGLLSGGGRGGFGGGGFGGGGFGGGGGFGGGGGGGGGGGFGGGGGNF